A region from the Cyprinus carpio isolate SPL01 unplaced genomic scaffold, ASM1834038v1 S000006503, whole genome shotgun sequence genome encodes:
- the LOC109072976 gene encoding gastrula zinc finger protein xLCGF3.1-like isoform X1, translated as MALIKMEFIKEESEDMKIEEALKVKHEDTEEQTDLVALNETEEKDLHEKHHDFTTGEKSFNCSETEKTSSQKRAGKTGTRKCFTCQQCGKCLSKKDNLKIHMRVHTGEKPYMCHQCGKSFPRNASLEIHMRTHTGEKPHICPLCGMGFTYKGTLYIHMRVHTGEKPFECGQCGKRFPHKATFDIHMRIHTGEKPYTCQLCGKTVNRKGSLVVHMRVHTGEKPYTCQLCGKTMTQKGNLIAHMKVHTGEKPYTCNQCEKGFARKEFLRKHIEIHSRESCLICHQCGRRFTDREQLKKHVITHIGQKPFMCHHCGKSCSRKANLETHMRIHTGEKPFTCKQCGKSFRQRTALQIHKRVHTKERPSHASSVRVSHVK; from the coding sequence acCTGGTGGCACTGAATGAAACCGAAGAGAAAGATCTGCATGAGAAACATCATGACTTCACAACTGGAGAAAAATCTTTCAATTGCTCAGAGACGGAAAAGACTTCCTCTCAGAAAAGAGCTGGGAAGACTGGAACTAGAAAATgtttcacctgccaacaatgtggaaagtgTTTAAGCAAAAAAGATAACCTTAAAATCcatatgagagttcacactggagagaagccttacatgtgccatcagtgtggaaagagcttcccACGAAACGCCAGTCTAGAGAttcacatgagaactcacaccggagagaagcctcaTATCTGCCCTCTCTGTGGAATGGGCTTCACGTATAAAGGAACGCTTTAcatccacatgagagttcacactggagagaagccatttgAATGTGGTCAGTGTGGGAAGCGTTTCCCACATAAAGCAACCTTTGAtattcacatgagaattcacaccggagagaagccatACACCTGCCAGCTCTGTGGAAAAACTGTGAATCGGAAAGGAAGTCTTGTagttcacatgagagttcacaccggagagaagccttacacctgccaactgTGTGGAAAAACTATGACTCAGAAAGGAAATCTTATAGCTCACATgaaagttcacactggagagaagccttacacctgtaATCAGTGTGAAAAAGGATTTGCACGTAAAGAATTTCTTCGTAAGCACATAGAGATTCACTCAAGAGAGAGCTGCTTAATATGCCATCAGTGTGGAAGGAGATTCACAGACAGGGAACAGTTAAAGAAGCACGTAATAACTCATATCGGACAGAAGCCATTCATGTGtcatcactgtggaaagagttgCTCAAGAAAAGCAAACCTCGAgactcacatgagaattcacactggagagaaacccttcacatgcaaacagtgtggaaagagtttcagacagAGAACAGCTCTTCAGATTCACAAGAGAGTTCACACCAAAGAGAGGCCTTCTCACGCATCTTCAGTGCGAGTTTCACATGTCAAATAG